GTAATTTATGCATTTCATGCATATTTTAGGAAATCAGACTCTCTTCCCAACATTGCCTCTCAACACACAACACTGTGTGCTAGAATTCAGATGCTGACTTTCAATTCATGACACCAAGGCCATCTCCTTTTCCTTAACCCAATGCCTATCAAACTGGAATGGAACATAAAAGGGAAGCTTAAAACATCCTCAACTTTCTAGAAAGCTCCTACGTGGAACCCTGAAgcggaaacatttaaaaatttttgtcatgAAGCCACATTTGTCAACTACAGACATagttacaaaaaacaaaagaaaccaaggcACGCTTACAAGTCACATGGAAGCTAGGAACCTTCCTAATCCAACGTGAAAACACATTCTCACCACCTCGCCCGCCCTTCTGCTTCCGTGTGTGGACGCACAGGCTGCGGAGCAGGCTTCAATGCAAAGACACACCATGCACTTGATTCAGACTGTCTGGAAACACCAGGAAGCAAAGGCTCAGAGGCTATCTTGTGCTACATGTAAGATTCGACCACGGGTGTGGCTTGAAGGGAAGTAAAACCACTCCCTTCGAGCTGAGTTCTCACTGCTTTCTTCTTAGAGAACATCATTACGTTTCGTGATAAGAAAAACTGggtaaaatatattaacaattcTTTAACAAATGCCAGGAggttttggggtggtttttttgttgtttttttcccaaataattaggggaggaaaaaagaaaaacatttcagctCAAGGCTGTGTTCaatgtaaaagaaacaaaacgtTATGGGATACATCTAAAGATGAAGTAAGTGGCTTCTAGGGGGTTTTCATTCAAACAGAAAAGGCTGTGTTTTTTGAACCCACTTTTGTGTGCAGAATCAGACAGCGTTTCCCCATCCTAATTCTATGTTCAAAACGCGAGTCAAAGCTTGGTTATAGGTGCAAAGGAAAAATTGGCTGCcaattttactctatttttgGGTTGCTTTTTGGCCGGGCTTTCCACGGGGTCCTTGCCGAGCAGGGACTCTGAGGTTTccgaggaggggcagggaggcacTGGGGCAGCTGCTGAGACGCAGGGTGAGCTGGACTCGGAGGCTGGGTGTTTGTTCTTTACTGGTACTGGAATTTCAATGCTCTCTTCTTGGTTTAAAATCATGATTTCTGtaaacacagaaaagcaaaccCCTTCAGTTCCAGGACCTGTCAGACACGTTGGATTTTAGTTTCTAAGATTACCTCAAAAAATGTcttgtaaaactttttttaaagtttatttattttaagagagagagagaaagacagcagaggaggggcagagagagagggagagagaatgccaggcaggctccgtgctgtcggcgtggagcccgacaccgggttcaaactcacgaaccgtgagatcatgacctgagccgaaaatgagtcggacgcttaacctactgagccaccctgggccCCTCAAAAGATGTTTCAAAAACAACCCACCAAACATCATGCCCAGGTCACAATGTACGTACCAGCTACGTGGTCATTCTGAGTCACTTAAAGTCACGTATTTTATAAACTGCACATCGGCTCTCCCGGGAATGAGCaggttttaaaaacttcattttggCCAGAACTCAACAGCCAATGgttcagaaacattttttccccactatGGATCCTCTGCCTAATCATTCTCTCTGTCAGGGAAAGACCCACCAGCCTCCTGGGACCCGAACACTCTCACACCAGGAGGGACCTCAGTGTCAGGAAGCCCCAGGCCCTTCCACGGACAGAGGACAGCACTCTGCGTGGACCTAAggtgggcagagacagggagagagctgCAGAGTCGGGATCACTCTCAAGTACCCAGACACTGAAACAAAGCCACTTTTCCGGCAGTGTTTACAGGCTGCTCTTTCTCTGGCTGAGCCCCAAACACCTGGCCCGCTATACACACAGGGCCAGTTTTGCTTGGAAGAGAGCCCCCTGCGTGTGTAAGGGGCTCTCGCACCGAAGGCACAGACAGGAGAGAGTGAGAGTCGGGATGCAGAGCCCCGGCTCCCTGCTCAGGCCGACACTCAGGACAACAGCAGACGCCACTACAGTTACATTTGTGCCCCTCGTCACACGCGCATGGGGGAGCCCACATTTACTAAATGCACCACGGCCACAACCCCACAGAAGCGTTACTATCCACCATACGCCTCTCTAGCTGTGCCTCCTTGAGACGGACGGACGCTCCTGCTTCTGTCACAGGTCACACCTTCTAGGGGCAAGAGCCACGTGTATGTTTCCCCTCCCACTTTCCAGATAAACAGCCTCAGTTCTTTCACCGGGCAACACGAGGCTGTGCCTGGCGTTCCCCGGAAACAGTACACAGAGCGGAGAAGAACTCGTGATAGACAAAGGCGACAAGGGAAGGGCCTCGACAGAGGTGGTGGGCCATCCTCTGCGGAGGCCAGGTGATACAGAAGCAAGACATGAAGGCTggggttcaaatcccggctcAGCCACTTCCCAGTCCAGCAGCCTGGGGCCAGCGTGGTCTCCAGTGGCGGCCCAAGCTGCACCCCTCGTCACCTGCCCTGCAAGGCTGTGGTTCTGGTGAAGCATGAACATGCCTGTGAGCCCAAGCGTGGGGTCAGGCACAAGGGGGACACGCGGGGCCGGCACCAGGTCAGTGCTCCAGGCGGCCAGCTTCCCGTCCCTTCTCAGATCACTGTGCAGAGCCCAGAGCTCATGTCACAgacgcccccccctcccctgctcacagcctCACAAGGCCCAGGGACGCGGGGCAGCCACCCAACTCTAGGCCAGACCGGGCGGCCGCGTGCGGCTGGGGCCAGGTGCGCCCACGAGCCGTTGCCCTTTACGCAGACGGGGAACACACGCCCAGCAAGCCCTCCACACGCCCCCGTGGCCTTGTCCACAGCCCGGCTGCATCAGCCCTCCCGACCCACCGCCTGTCCGGGCCTGCCGCTCCCTGAGCCACCCCGGGCTGTGAGCCTAGTTGTGCAGGAAGACTGACAGGAAAACAGCGTCCTGAATAATCATCATCAGTGCAGGTATTTGTGTGCCTGAAAAACCACAGGTGCTCCCCACCTCCATCTAACGTTTACCACACTGgcatcattcttttctcttttaatccacAGAGAAAACCGCCGCGACAACACAGTGCATCCTACCAGAAGGCGCCTGAGGGTGCTCCTCAAACTGAATGAGATCAGCAGACTGGAGGATGACAGGATCTGGTCTCAGCTGAGGGGACGGCAGGCATGACGGGACGGGCGCACACAGGAGGTCCACGGGGGAGTCGTTGGTCAGGCGGAGGAGCTCCTGCTCGGTTTGATGGGGCCCTGGACAGAGAAGGCAGGCGTGACTCTACCGTGAGACTGTGCCTGAGGCCTTCTTTCCCGGCCTTCAGGACGAAAAAGGCCAGGAAGTACTCAAAAactctcagttaaaaaaaaaaaaaaaaaaaaaaagccattaacAGAAAGGCCTTGGTCACTCTTTGGTGAGGGAAATGTCACAAGCCAGTATTTCCCGTTCTTAGGAAGAGCAATCTCCTAAGGGCcggagccaaaaaaaaaaaaaaaaaaaggagggggggttCCACAATCGGCTTCTAACGAGGAGAAACAAGAATCCACAGACGGTGTATAAAGTAGTTAAATGAGCAAGAGCTCCAAACCAGAAGAGCTGAACCCTGGTCTGTCACTCCTCAACTGAGTGAACCTGGGTAAGTAAGCCCTTTAACCTCCCAGAACTTGGGTCCCTCATTTGTAGACTGGAGGCAACGCGTGACAGCTGAGGGCGCAGAGGTCCTTCAGGAGCTCTAGAAAGTCTAACACGCTGCACACGTGAGGCGCTGGACACGCACAGGCCACGGCAACACTTCTAACTAGCGACTGACGCGGTCGTATGAAGACTGAAGGCGCATACACAGCAATGGACCCACCCAAAACCCTTACAATAAAGTTAAAATTGCTACAGAGCTCAAGCCAGCTTCTAGCCAGAGAAGGTTCCACATAAAATCTAAGTGAGCCACTGTTGTTCTTAGTATTATTAATATATCATTATCCAGTGTTTCCCAGGGAGATCCTGTGACAAAGACTACCCTTGATCCAACTTTAGCCCAGGCCCTTTGAACCCTCTTCCCCACAGGCCTTGACCTTGGCCTTCCATGTCTGTCCGGTCCTTGCCAAGTCTGCTCTTAGCAAATATCTTGCGGGGTTTTGTGAGAAATCGCACCCCTGCTCTCTGAACAAGGTCCCCAATCCTCCACCCCAGATGTcccccctcactctgctccttcACTAAAacatccccacccaccccacttttattttaagtttacttatttatttctgagagagagagagagagagagagagagagagagagagagaaagagagaaagagagagagagagagagagagagagagagagagagagaatcccaagcaggctctatactgtcagcccagaggccgacacggggctcgaactcacaatccctgtgatcacaacctgagtcaaaatcaacagtcgcacacttaactgactgagccacccagtcacacTGCCCCCCTCACCCTTGTATTCAGAGCTGAGTTCGATCTCCCTCCTCTAGTGCAGCAGAGTTGACCCTATTGCCATAGTCTTAAAATACCGTTTTAACAAGTGTCCAAGAAATTTTGTCCTCGAACATCTGAACTAGGCTCACATATTGTCACTACAGGGGCGTCCACTTGCTTTAAGAGCCTTAACCGCTAACCATAAAATGCCA
The Panthera uncia isolate 11264 unplaced genomic scaffold, Puncia_PCG_1.0 HiC_scaffold_2289, whole genome shotgun sequence DNA segment above includes these coding regions:
- the LOC125917723 gene encoding meiosis regulator and mRNA stability factor 1-like → MKSRVSSVGLSPVSPEDQPSATEHIPAAPESRTAPELRLGAGSDGPHQTEQELLRLTNDSPVDLLCAPVPSCLPSPQLRPDPVILQSADLIQFEEHPQAPSEIMILNQEESIEIPVPVKNKHPASESSSPCVSAAAPVPPCPSSETSESLLGKDPVESPAKKQPKNRVKLAANFSFAPITKL